Proteins encoded together in one Benincasa hispida cultivar B227 chromosome 1, ASM972705v1, whole genome shotgun sequence window:
- the LOC120091612 gene encoding probable glucan endo-1,3-beta-glucosidase A6 isoform X2, producing MATFVLSYLILFFSLLFISDAEISSKIGINYGQLGNNLPPPNLAIEMMNSMKVGRVKLYDANHEILSLLSRTKLQVSIMIPNNEISDIANNQTRADQWILNNVVPFYPNTMIRFILVGNEVLSYDSDMDRQVWNDLVPAMRRIWSSLKANNLQQIIRVGTPVAMDVLETAFPPSRGTFRSDIRRTVVAPMLDFLNETRSFFFADVYPYFSWSANPMNIDLDFALFNGNFEQIDGGSGLVYTNLLDEMLDSLIFAMAKLGYPDIRLVISETGWPTTGDIEEPGANLLNAATYNRNLVKRITAKPTIGTPARPGVVIPTFIFALFNENQKSGPGTERHWGLLSSDGSPNYQIDLTGKKSSVEYDPLPVVENNVPFRGRLWCVAARGVDLMELGAAVDDVCGGGDGTCEALSPGRECYEPVSVYWHASYAFSSYWSKFRSQGANCYFNGLAEQTTIDPSNGSCRFPSVTF from the exons ATGGCAACTTTTGTTCTCAGTTATCTCatccttttcttctctctcctttttaTTTCTG ATGCAGAAATTTCAAGCAAGATAGGAATAAACTATGGCCAACTTGGGAACAATCTTCCACCTCCAAATCTTGCCATTGAAATGATGAATTCCATGAAAGTTGGAAGAGTGAAATTATATGATGCCAACCATGAAATCTTAAGCCTTTTATCAAGAACAAAGCTTCAAGTTTCTATTATGATTCCCAACAATGAAATTTCAGACATTGCCAACAACCAAACAAGAGCTGACCAATGGATCTTAAACAACGTTGTTCCATTTTATCCTAATACTATGATTCGGTTCATTCTTGTCGGAAATGAAGTTTTGAGCTATGATTCTGATATGGATCGTCaagtttggaatgatcttgtGCCAGCCATGAGAAGGATTTGGAGTTCCCTTAAAGCTAATAACTTGCAACAGATCATTCGAGTTGGAACTCCGGTGGCTATGGATGTTTTGGAGACCGCATTTCCGCCGTCGAGAGGGACATTTAGGTCCGATATTCGACGGACCGTCGTCGCTCCGATGTTGGACTTCTTGAATGAAACCAG ATCTTTCTTCTTTGCGGATGTGTATCCATATTTTTCTTGGTCAGCAAACCCCATGAATATCGACTTGGATTTTGCTCTTTTCAATGGAAACTTTGAACAAATCGATGGAGGAAGTGGGCTCGTGTATACTAATCTTTTGGACGAAATGCTGGATTCTCTCATCTTTGCTATGGCCAAACTTGGCTACCCAGATATTCGGCTCGTCATATCAGAGACCGGGTGGCCAACCACTGGAGATATCGAAGAACCAG GTGCGAATCTCCTCAACGCGGCAACCTACAACCGGAATCTAGTAAAGAGGATAACGGCAAAGCCTACGATAGGGACACCGGCGAGACCAGGGGTGGTGATACCGACGTTCATATTTGCTCTCTTCAACGAGAACCAAAAATCGGGACCAGGGACGGAGCGACATTGGGGGTTGTTGAGCTCAGACGGGAGTCCAAACTATCAAATCGACTTGACTGGAAAGAAGTCTTCAGTCGAATACGATCCGCTACCGGTGGTGGAGAACAATGTGCCATTTAGGGGGAGACTGTGGTGTGTGGCGGCGAGAGGAGTGGATTTGATGGAGCTCGGGGCGGCAGTCGATGACGTGTGCGGCGGAGGAGATGGGACATGTGAGGCGCTGTCGCCGGGGAGGGAGTGCTATGAGCCAGTATCAGTGTATTGGCATGCAAGCTATGCTTTTAGTTCATATTGGTCAAAGTTTAGGAGCCAAGGAGCAAACTGCTATTTCAATGGACTTGCTGAACAGACAACTATTGATCCTA GTAATGGTTCATGCAGGTTCCCAAGTGTGACATTCTAA
- the LOC120091612 gene encoding probable glucan endo-1,3-beta-glucosidase A6 isoform X1 — MATFVLSYLILFFSLLFISDAEISSKIGINYGQLGNNLPPPNLAIEMMNSMKVGRVKLYDANHEILSLLSRTKLQVSIMIPNNEISDIANNQTRADQWILNNVVPFYPNTMIRFILVGNEVLSYDSDMDRQVWNDLVPAMRRIWSSLKANNLQQIIRVGTPVAMDVLETAFPPSRGTFRSDIRRTVVAPMLDFLNETRSFFFADVYPYFSWSANPMNIDLDFALFNGNFEQIDGGSGLVYTNLLDEMLDSLIFAMAKLGYPDIRLVISETGWPTTGDIEEPGANLLNAATYNRNLVKRITAKPTIGTPARPGVVIPTFIFALFNENQKSGPGTERHWGLLSSDGSPNYQIDLTGKKSSVEYDPLPVVENNVPFRGRLWCVAARGVDLMELGAAVDDVCGGGDGTCEALSPGRECYEPVSVYWHASYAFSSYWSKFRSQGANCYFNGLAEQTTIDPSELNSLFFFSKTSPSLFFFTKYFLS, encoded by the exons ATGGCAACTTTTGTTCTCAGTTATCTCatccttttcttctctctcctttttaTTTCTG ATGCAGAAATTTCAAGCAAGATAGGAATAAACTATGGCCAACTTGGGAACAATCTTCCACCTCCAAATCTTGCCATTGAAATGATGAATTCCATGAAAGTTGGAAGAGTGAAATTATATGATGCCAACCATGAAATCTTAAGCCTTTTATCAAGAACAAAGCTTCAAGTTTCTATTATGATTCCCAACAATGAAATTTCAGACATTGCCAACAACCAAACAAGAGCTGACCAATGGATCTTAAACAACGTTGTTCCATTTTATCCTAATACTATGATTCGGTTCATTCTTGTCGGAAATGAAGTTTTGAGCTATGATTCTGATATGGATCGTCaagtttggaatgatcttgtGCCAGCCATGAGAAGGATTTGGAGTTCCCTTAAAGCTAATAACTTGCAACAGATCATTCGAGTTGGAACTCCGGTGGCTATGGATGTTTTGGAGACCGCATTTCCGCCGTCGAGAGGGACATTTAGGTCCGATATTCGACGGACCGTCGTCGCTCCGATGTTGGACTTCTTGAATGAAACCAG ATCTTTCTTCTTTGCGGATGTGTATCCATATTTTTCTTGGTCAGCAAACCCCATGAATATCGACTTGGATTTTGCTCTTTTCAATGGAAACTTTGAACAAATCGATGGAGGAAGTGGGCTCGTGTATACTAATCTTTTGGACGAAATGCTGGATTCTCTCATCTTTGCTATGGCCAAACTTGGCTACCCAGATATTCGGCTCGTCATATCAGAGACCGGGTGGCCAACCACTGGAGATATCGAAGAACCAG GTGCGAATCTCCTCAACGCGGCAACCTACAACCGGAATCTAGTAAAGAGGATAACGGCAAAGCCTACGATAGGGACACCGGCGAGACCAGGGGTGGTGATACCGACGTTCATATTTGCTCTCTTCAACGAGAACCAAAAATCGGGACCAGGGACGGAGCGACATTGGGGGTTGTTGAGCTCAGACGGGAGTCCAAACTATCAAATCGACTTGACTGGAAAGAAGTCTTCAGTCGAATACGATCCGCTACCGGTGGTGGAGAACAATGTGCCATTTAGGGGGAGACTGTGGTGTGTGGCGGCGAGAGGAGTGGATTTGATGGAGCTCGGGGCGGCAGTCGATGACGTGTGCGGCGGAGGAGATGGGACATGTGAGGCGCTGTCGCCGGGGAGGGAGTGCTATGAGCCAGTATCAGTGTATTGGCATGCAAGCTATGCTTTTAGTTCATATTGGTCAAAGTTTAGGAGCCAAGGAGCAAACTGCTATTTCAATGGACTTGCTGAACAGACAACTATTGATCCTAGTGAGTTAaattccctttttttcttttcaaaaacaagcccttctctattttttttcacaaagtatTTTCTAAGTTGA
- the LOC120081736 gene encoding UDP-glycosyltransferase 75C1-like: MEHGNFLLVSQSPKSHLNPTLHLASTLLSFGSKVTLLLTNSALKNISKDQLPYGLSLSTFSDGFDDGFTFSDFPRWCFEFERLGRLALVNLLSSSLQQGLLPFTCIVHTLLIPWVARVARELHVPTAVLWIQSAAAFDVYYYYFNGYSDVIWNGYKDEGSNSLLFNIWLPGLPLMNVLDLPSFMVSDDYHGLILKSFQEKMQVLEEEENVSILVNSFDALEHDALSAIGKFNLIPVGPLVSLPLEFEVSTKQRSTSYFQDGQQAQADYIKWLNSKPDSSVVYIAFGSISKLSNKQTKEIVGALLECSYPFLWALRMDDIQDENLSSYFDDELQAQGKIVPWCSQVEVLSHHSVGCFVTHCGWNSTIESVAAGVPMVAWPLWADQATNAKMMEDVWEIGVRVKKSSDGEGVVEGKEIARCLRTVMDMEDYGKGRGKQLRINARKWQSLAMEAANGSSYMNLKAFVNKLSDQAN; the protein is encoded by the exons ATGGAGCATGggaatttccttctagtttCCCAAAGCCCAAAGAGCCATCTCAACCCTACTCTCCATTTGGCCTCCACCCTCCTTTCCTTTGGCTCAAAAGTCACTCTTCTCCTCACCAACTCTGCCCTCAAAAACATCTCAAAAGACCAACTCCCTTATGGCTTGTCTCTCTCCACTTTCTCCGATGGCTTTGATGATGGTTTTACCTTCTCTGACTTCCCACGCTGGTGTTTCGAGTTCGAGCGCCTTGGTCGCCTTGCCCTCGTCAACCTCCTCTCCTCCTCCTTACAACAAGGCCTCCTTCCCTTCACTTGCATTGTCCACACCCTCCTCATCCCTTGGGTCGCTCGAGTCGCACGTGAGCTTCATGTGCCGACCGCGGTTTTATGGATTCAATCGGCCGCTGCCTTCGATGTGTATTACTATTACTTCAATGGCTATAGTGATGTGATTTGGAATGGTTATAAAGATGAGGGCTCTAACTCTTTGTTATTTAACATTTGGCTTCCGGGTTTGCCTTTGATGAATGTTTTGGACCTCCCAAGCTTTATGGTTTCTGATGATTATCATGGGCTTATTCTCAAGTCATTTCAAGAGAAGATGCAAGTTCTTGAGGAGGAGGAGAATGTCTCAATCCTTGTTAACTCGTTCGATGCGTTGGAACATGATGCCTTGAGCGCAATCGGGAAATTTAACTTGATCCCAGTTGGACCTTTGGTTTCACTCCCACTTGAATTTGAAGTTTCAACCAAACAACGAAGCACTTCATATTTTCAAGATG GCCAACAGGCTCAAGCGGATTATATCAAATGGCTCAACTCCAAACCTGATTCATCAGTGGTCTACATAGCATTTGGGAGCATTTCAAAGTTgtcaaataaacaaacaaaagagATCGTTGGTGCATTATTAGAATGCAGTTACCCATTCTTGTGGGCCCTTCGCATGGATGACATCCAAGATGAGAATTTAAGCTCATATTTTGATGATGAACTACAAGCTCAAGGGAAGATAGTGCCATGGTGCTCACAGGTAGAGGTCTTGAGCCATCACTCCGTGGGTTGCTTTGTAACGCACTGCGGATGGAACTCGACGATCGAGAGCGTGGCGGCTGGAGTGCCGATGGTGGCATGGCCGTTGTGGGCAGACCAAGCCACCAATGCCAAGATGATGGAGGATGTATGGGAGATTGGTGTGAGAGTGAAGAAGAGTAGTGATGGTGAAGGAGTGGTTGAAGGGAAGGAGATTGCAAGGTGCTTGAGAACGGTTATGGATATGGAAGATTATGGCAAAGGAAGAGGAAAGCAACTGAGAATCAATGCTAGGAAGTGGCAGAGCTTAGCAATGGAGGCTGCAAATGGTTCTTCTTATATGAATCTTAAGGCTTTTGTAAATAAACTTAGTGATCAAGCAAACTGA